In Elaeis guineensis isolate ETL-2024a chromosome 1, EG11, whole genome shotgun sequence, a genomic segment contains:
- the LOC140852879 gene encoding transmembrane 9 superfamily member 12-like → MAPLMISKRCFSLLPLFFLLITCPSNGFYLPGSYMHTYSQDEPISVKVNSLTSIETELPFSYYSLPYCQPKGGIKKSAENLGELLMGDQIDNSPYTFHMNVNESLYLCTTKPLNEHEVKLLKQRTRDLYQVNMILDNLPVMRFTQHNGVTIQWTGFPVGYTPTAGNDDYIINHLKFKVLVHKYEGSGVEIIGIGEEAMGMPSETDKKKMSGYEIVGFEVIPCTVKHDAETMSKHNMYDRIEPVNCPLELDKCQMIKEQERITFTYDVEFVKSDIRWPSRWDAYLKMDGAKVHWFSIMNSLMVIFFLAGIVIVIFLTVRRDLTRYELDKEAKAQMNEELSGWKLVMGDVFREPTCSKLLCVMVGDGVQITCMAVVTIVFAALGFMSPASRGMFLTGMVLLYLFLGIFAGYTGVRLWSTIKGGSEGWRSVAWSIACFFPGVVFVILTFLNFLLWWNNSTGALPISSFFTLLSLWFCISMPLILLGGFLGTRADPIQFPVRTNQIPREIPARKYPSWLLVLGAGILPFGTLFIELFFILSSIWLGKFYYVFGFLLIVLLLLVIVCAEVSVVLTYMHLCVEDWRWWWKAFFASGSVSLYVLLYSINYMLFDLKSLSGAVSAMLYMGYSLIMALAIMLSTGTIGFLMSFYFVHYLFSSVKID, encoded by the coding sequence ATGGCACCGTTGATGATCTCAAAAAGGTGCTTTTCTTTACttcctttattttttcttctgaTTACATGTCCTTCCAATGGCTTCTATCTCCCCGGGAGTTATATGCACACCTACTCTCAAGATGAACCCATCTCAGTCAAAGTAAATTCACTCACGTCTATCGAGACGGAGCTGCCATTTAGCTACTATAGTCTTCCTTATTGCCAACCCAAGGGTGGGATCAAGAAGAGCGCAGAGAATCTGGGAGAGCTGCTCATGGGGGATCAGATCGACAACTCTCCATACACATTCCATATGAACGTCAATGAATCGCTTTATCTTTGCACAACGAAGCCGTTAAATGAGCACGAGGTGAAGCTCCTGAAGCAAAGAACTCGAGATCTCTACCAGGTGAACATGATTCTTGACAACCTGCCTGTAATGAGGTTCACTCAACACAATGGTGTCACCATCCAGTGGACTGGTTTTCCGGTTGGATACACACCCACTGCAGGCAATGATGACTATATCATCAATCACCTCAAGTTTAAGGTCTTGGTCCATAAGTATGAAGGGAGTGGTGTCGAAATCATTGGCATAGGGGAAGAGGCGATGGGGATGCCCTCAGAGACTGATAAGAAGAAGATGTCTGGGTATGAGATAGTTGGATTTGAAGTAATCCCGTGCACTGTCAAGCACGACGCAGAAACCATGTCAAAGCATAACATGTATGACCGCATCGAGCCTGTGAATTGCCCCTTGGAGCTTGACAAGTGTCAGATGATCAAGGAGCAGGAGAGGATCACATTCACTTATGATGTAGAGTTTGTGAAGAGCGACATTAGATGGCCCTCGCGGTGGGATGCCTATTTGAAGATGGATGGTGCCAAGGTCCACTGGTTCTCGATCATGAACTCCCTTATGGTCATCTTCTTTTTGGCTGGAATAGTGATTGTTATTTTCTTAACTGTTCGAAGGGACTTGACAAGGTATGAGTTGGATAAAGAGGCCAAGGCTCAGATGAATGAGGAGCTCTCAGGCTGGAAACTTGTTATGGGCGATGTGTTTAGAGAGCCAACATGCTCTAAACTGCTTTGTGTCATGGTTGGAGATGGTGTTCAGATTACATGTATGGCAGTTGTGACAATTGTGTTTGCTGCCCTCGGGTTCATGTCTCCTGCATCACGGGGTATGTTTTTGACTGGGATGGTCCTCCTTTATCTCTTCCTTGGTATTTTTGCTGGGTATACTGGCGTCCGGTTATGGAGTACCATCAAAGGCGGGTCTGAAGGGTGGAGGTCGGTAGCTTGGTCGATTGCCTGCTTCTTCCCTGGCGTGGTGTTTGTAATTCTCACCTTCTTAAACTTCTTGCTTTGGTGGAACAATAGCACAGGGGCTCTCCCAATCTCATCGTTCTTCACTCTTCTGTCTCTGTGGTTTTGCATCTCGATGCCCCTCATTCTTTTGGGTGGTTTCTTAGGTACCCGGGCTGACCCCATTCAGTTTCCAGTTAGGACCAACCAAATTCCAAGGGAAATTCCAGCGAGGAAGTACCCTTCATGGTTACTTGTCCTTGGTGCTGGGATCCTTCCTTTTGGGACCCTCTTCATTGAGTTATTCTTTATCCTTTCCAGCATCTGGCTTGGAAAGTTCTATTATGTGTTTGGATTTCTACTCATCGTCCTTCTCTTGCTTGTCATTGTCTGCGCCGAAGTGTCTGTGGTTCTGACTTACATGCATCTGTGTGTGGAAGACTGGAGGTGGTGGTGGAAAGCATTTTTTGCTTCTGGTTCGGTCTCTCTTTATGTGCTCCTATACTCCATCAACTACATGTTGTTTGATCTTAAGAGCTTGAGTGGGGCCGTGTCAGCTATGCTCTACATGGGTTATTCGCTTATCATGGCTCTTGCAATCATGCTATCCACCGGCACAATTGGCTTCCTGATGTCGTTCTACTTCGTTCACTACCTCTTCTCATCGGTGAAGATTGACTGA